The Mycolicibacterium boenickei genome has a segment encoding these proteins:
- a CDS encoding universal stress protein — protein MSTSRIAVAYLATPGGDDAVAVGEQIARTLGAGLDLCMVLPSDRSAIAPTPGDVLHREADGWLAAAAAGVRNDVPVTTHLSYDESSTMGLIAAAENLGADALVVGGAGGGMAGPLSLGSVVNDLVHASPIPVVIAPRGARLQRSERIREVTCAIGGRPGATLLLDTALRFCRASETPLRLVSLVAVDDARRLDAAQRHAQHTLDQAKEFLPDDVPVTSRVATGPTVEEAVNKLGWHDGDMIMVGSSRLAQPRRLFLGSTAAKMLRVLQVPMFVVPKDEGAEHV, from the coding sequence ATGAGTACTTCACGAATCGCCGTCGCCTACCTGGCCACACCGGGAGGTGACGACGCCGTCGCGGTCGGAGAACAGATCGCCCGCACGCTGGGCGCCGGCCTCGACCTGTGCATGGTGCTGCCCAGCGACCGTTCGGCGATCGCCCCCACCCCGGGCGATGTGCTGCACCGGGAAGCCGACGGCTGGCTGGCCGCGGCCGCGGCCGGGGTGCGCAACGACGTACCGGTGACCACCCACTTGAGCTACGACGAGTCCAGCACCATGGGCCTGATCGCGGCGGCCGAGAACCTGGGGGCCGACGCGCTGGTGGTCGGCGGGGCCGGCGGCGGGATGGCCGGTCCCCTGTCCCTCGGCTCCGTGGTCAACGATCTGGTGCATGCCTCCCCGATACCGGTGGTGATCGCACCGCGCGGAGCTCGATTGCAGCGCAGCGAACGGATTCGCGAGGTCACCTGCGCCATCGGCGGCCGGCCCGGAGCCACCCTGCTGCTCGACACCGCCTTGCGGTTCTGCCGGGCCAGCGAGACTCCCCTACGCCTGGTGTCGCTGGTGGCCGTGGACGACGCCCGCCGGCTGGACGCCGCGCAGCGGCATGCGCAGCACACCCTCGATCAGGCGAAAGAGTTTCTGCCAGACGATGTTCCCGTCACGTCACGGGTAGCCACCGGGCCGACCGTCGAGGAGGCGGTCAACAAACTGGGCTGGCATGACGGCGACATGATCATGGTCGGTTCGAGCCGGCTGGCTCAGCCTCGCCGCCTGTTCCTCGGGTCGACGGCGGCCAAGATGCTGCGTGTTCTGCAAGTCCCGATGTTTGTGGTACCCAAAGACGAAGGGGCAGAGCATGTCTGA
- a CDS encoding TetR/AcrR family transcriptional regulator, translating into MARRVKPEEYAARRREILDAALELIRDKGYERMTIDDVLAKVQLSKGALYHYFGSKQALLEGIVDAMAESASQPLRAVVADPGLDAVAKLHAYFGASAAWKADNPETVTILMHLWRDENALFRQKLAKESMRTSVPMLETVIRQGRDEGVFDVEFPHEAAMFIAGLDGVLADAFAVATERDGSPGIDVTGPRAQRVIGAYRQTIERILGLPDGSL; encoded by the coding sequence GTGGCCCGTCGGGTCAAACCAGAGGAGTACGCCGCGCGGCGGCGAGAGATCCTCGACGCCGCGCTTGAGCTCATCCGCGACAAGGGCTACGAGCGGATGACCATCGACGATGTGCTGGCCAAGGTGCAGCTGTCCAAGGGGGCCCTCTATCACTACTTCGGTTCGAAACAGGCGCTCCTGGAGGGCATCGTCGACGCGATGGCCGAAAGCGCGTCGCAGCCGTTGCGGGCGGTGGTCGCCGACCCCGGCCTCGACGCCGTCGCAAAGCTCCACGCCTACTTCGGTGCATCGGCCGCCTGGAAGGCCGACAACCCGGAGACCGTGACGATCCTCATGCATCTGTGGCGGGACGAGAATGCGCTGTTCCGGCAGAAGCTGGCCAAGGAATCCATGCGCACGTCGGTGCCCATGCTCGAAACCGTCATCCGCCAGGGGCGCGACGAAGGCGTGTTCGACGTCGAGTTCCCGCACGAGGCCGCGATGTTCATCGCCGGCCTGGACGGCGTGCTCGCGGACGCCTTCGCCGTCGCGACCGAGCGGGACGGATCACCCGGAATCGACGTCACCGGACCCCGCGCGCAGCGCGTGATCGGCGCCTACCGGCAGACGATCGAACGGATCCTCGGGTTACCCGACGGCTCACTTTGA
- a CDS encoding APC family permease: MSEQLASTELERAEHEEGLVAKGLAAGRIGTFTGAVLGISTVAPGYTLTASIGLIVAAVGLKMPAILIAGFIPMFLTAYAYRELNSRAPDCGASFTWSTKAFGPYVGWMCGWGMVIATIIVLSNLASIGVLFGYEFLGKVLHNDTLAMLPAENVTVNIVSTVALLAIATYISCRGITTSEKVQYVLVGFQMIVLVTFAVVAIARSGGTEGHLSFDIQWFDPFTGLTMSAFVIGLIGSIFAFWGWDTCLTLGEESKDPTKVPGRAGLLCVLSILLTYLLVAVAVMMYAGVGDTGLGLGNEEIAENVFGALAYPVLGDWGGPLLLLAVFASSIASLQTTVLPAARTMLAMGAYGAFPKRFASVNPRSLSPVFSTVVAGVVTAGFYTIVTLLSERTLLDTIAALGIMICWYYGITAFACVWFFRKELFLSPRNIIYKLVFPAVGGVMLLSVFVKSVLVSMDPEASGSGASIGGIGLVFYLGFGILLFGAVLMLVLRFVQPAFFRGETLTMDTPPIP; this comes from the coding sequence ATGTCTGAGCAGCTGGCCAGCACCGAGCTGGAGCGCGCCGAACACGAGGAGGGATTGGTCGCCAAGGGCCTGGCCGCGGGCCGCATCGGCACCTTCACCGGTGCCGTCCTCGGCATCTCGACGGTGGCGCCCGGCTACACCCTCACCGCAAGCATCGGCCTCATCGTCGCCGCGGTCGGGCTCAAGATGCCCGCCATCCTGATCGCCGGGTTCATCCCGATGTTCCTGACCGCCTACGCCTACCGCGAACTGAACTCGCGCGCCCCCGACTGCGGCGCGTCGTTCACGTGGTCCACCAAGGCATTCGGCCCGTATGTCGGATGGATGTGCGGATGGGGCATGGTGATCGCCACCATCATCGTGCTGTCCAACCTGGCCTCGATCGGTGTCCTGTTCGGCTACGAGTTCCTGGGCAAGGTGCTGCACAACGACACCCTCGCGATGCTCCCGGCCGAAAACGTCACCGTCAACATCGTTTCCACGGTCGCACTGCTCGCCATCGCCACCTACATCTCCTGCCGGGGCATCACCACCAGCGAGAAGGTGCAGTACGTGCTGGTCGGCTTCCAGATGATCGTCCTGGTCACGTTCGCGGTGGTCGCCATCGCGCGATCGGGTGGCACCGAAGGGCATCTGAGTTTCGACATCCAATGGTTCGACCCGTTCACCGGACTCACGATGAGTGCCTTCGTCATCGGGCTGATCGGCTCGATCTTCGCGTTCTGGGGCTGGGACACCTGCCTGACGCTGGGCGAGGAGAGCAAGGACCCCACCAAGGTGCCCGGCCGGGCCGGATTGTTGTGTGTGCTGTCGATCCTGCTGACCTACCTGCTGGTGGCGGTGGCGGTGATGATGTACGCCGGGGTCGGTGACACCGGGCTGGGCCTTGGCAACGAGGAGATCGCCGAGAACGTGTTCGGGGCGTTGGCCTATCCGGTGCTGGGCGACTGGGGCGGGCCGCTGCTGCTGCTGGCGGTGTTCGCCTCGTCGATAGCAAGCCTGCAGACCACCGTCCTGCCTGCCGCCCGCACGATGCTGGCGATGGGTGCTTACGGCGCCTTCCCCAAGCGGTTCGCCAGCGTCAACCCCCGATCGTTGTCACCGGTGTTCAGCACCGTGGTCGCCGGGGTGGTCACCGCCGGGTTTTACACCATCGTGACGCTGCTGTCCGAGCGGACACTGCTGGATACCATTGCCGCCCTTGGCATCATGATCTGCTGGTACTACGGCATCACGGCGTTCGCGTGCGTGTGGTTCTTCCGCAAGGAACTGTTCCTGAGCCCGAGGAACATCATCTACAAGCTGGTGTTCCCGGCGGTCGGCGGTGTCATGCTGCTGTCGGTGTTCGTCAAGTCGGTGCTGGTGAGCATGGACCCTGAGGCCAGCGGCAGCGGCGCGTCGATCGGCGGTATCGGCCTGGTGTTCTATCTCGGGTTCGGAATCCTGCTGTTCGGTGCCGTGCTGATGCTCGTCCTGCGATTCGTCCAGCCGGCGTTCTTCCGGGGTGAGACCTTGACCATGGACACGCCGCCGATCCCCTGA
- a CDS encoding agmatine deiminase family protein yields the protein MPAESSPQDRVWMAFPSAGYSLGDTEAEHHEARTTWAAVAHAVLEFEPVTMVVDPAETTAARRYLSAAVDIVEAPLNDAWMRDIGPTFVHAEDGSVAAVDWEFNGWGGQDWARWDHDSKVGAAVAGWAGVPVVDSNLVNEGGGIQVDGLGTVLVTETVQLDPGRNPGVSKADVEAELARTIGAEHAVWLPRGLTRDSQRFGTRGHVDIVAAIPSPGRLLLHAQPAEAHPDHLVGKEIRAAVEQSHDVTGRPWEIVELPAPDQLTDADGFVDYSYINHLVVNGGVIACAFGDPRDADAAAILAEQYPGRRVLSVDARPLFERGGGIHCITQHQPAALPR from the coding sequence ATGCCGGCCGAGAGTTCGCCGCAGGATCGCGTGTGGATGGCGTTCCCGTCCGCCGGATACTCGCTGGGCGACACCGAAGCCGAACACCACGAAGCGCGCACCACCTGGGCCGCGGTCGCGCATGCGGTGCTGGAGTTCGAGCCGGTGACGATGGTGGTGGACCCCGCCGAAACGACCGCGGCCCGGCGCTACCTTTCGGCGGCCGTCGACATCGTCGAGGCCCCGTTGAACGACGCCTGGATGCGCGACATCGGCCCCACCTTCGTGCACGCCGAGGACGGTTCGGTGGCCGCGGTGGACTGGGAGTTCAACGGCTGGGGCGGACAGGACTGGGCGCGCTGGGATCATGATTCGAAAGTCGGTGCGGCCGTGGCCGGTTGGGCCGGCGTGCCGGTGGTCGACTCGAACCTGGTGAACGAAGGTGGCGGCATCCAGGTGGACGGGCTGGGCACCGTCCTCGTCACCGAGACCGTGCAACTGGACCCCGGCCGCAATCCCGGTGTCAGCAAGGCCGACGTCGAAGCCGAGCTGGCCCGCACCATCGGTGCCGAGCACGCCGTCTGGCTGCCACGCGGGCTGACCCGAGATTCGCAGCGCTTCGGCACGCGCGGCCATGTCGACATCGTGGCGGCGATACCCTCGCCCGGCCGGCTGCTGCTGCATGCACAGCCTGCCGAGGCGCATCCGGACCACCTGGTGGGCAAGGAAATCCGCGCCGCGGTCGAGCAGTCCCACGATGTCACCGGGCGGCCATGGGAGATCGTCGAGCTACCGGCGCCGGACCAGTTGACCGACGCCGACGGCTTCGTCGACTACAGCTACATCAATCACCTGGTGGTCAACGGCGGCGTGATCGCTTGTGCCTTCGGGGATCCGCGGGACGCGGACGCGGCGGCGATCCTGGCCGAACAGTATCCGGGCCGCCGTGTCCTCAGCGTCGATGCCCGCCCGCTGTTCGAGCGCGGCGGCGGCATTCACTGCATCACACAGCATCAGCCTGCGGCTCTGCCGCGGTGA
- a CDS encoding PucR family transcriptional regulator: MRWVIEQSDLHLRLLAGSAGAGREVNLVLTTELANPAEWLSGGEMVLTTGISLPAGGRGRRRYLQLLAESGVSAVGFGIGLTFDAVPDELVAAAEELGLPLIEVPLRTPFAAVVQRVGSRIAELEYDAVLRASRAQPRITRAVVSDGPRGVAAELGRALKAAVVVLDPTGTVIASHPSNLSVTTVNLVRDSIEPGAASGVRVLSDGTTVAQQDVRVGGRSHGVLAVVSPAALSPVDQVLFGHATSLLALDFEKPARLQEVQRLLNEQALGLLLTGELDLDPVYAQLVPATDGQGRIRVLVVEFDADVRSASHRRRAIVAVAKELEAAGHPVFVHDAHQRLTVLLPGTETVDGAAGLLAGLDGSVRKSSRSGLSGSQPLARLMQAVEDARLAASVAERGCYPLEFAALAGSALLSSGPSREVLVALGTAVLTPVADHDAQHGSGLMAALRAFLEANGQWEAAAAAIGVHRHTMRKRIELAETLMGCDLGVARVRAELLLAILARG, from the coding sequence GTGCGGTGGGTGATCGAGCAGTCAGACCTGCATCTGCGTCTACTCGCGGGCTCGGCCGGCGCCGGGCGCGAGGTGAACCTGGTGCTGACCACCGAACTGGCCAATCCGGCCGAATGGCTCTCCGGTGGAGAGATGGTATTGACCACCGGCATCAGCCTGCCGGCCGGCGGCCGCGGTCGGCGACGCTACCTGCAGCTCCTCGCCGAAAGTGGGGTCTCTGCAGTCGGATTCGGCATCGGCCTGACATTCGACGCGGTCCCGGACGAACTGGTCGCGGCCGCCGAGGAGCTCGGGCTCCCACTCATCGAGGTGCCGCTGCGGACGCCGTTCGCGGCAGTCGTCCAGCGGGTCGGTTCGCGGATCGCCGAGCTGGAGTACGACGCCGTGCTGCGCGCTTCGCGGGCGCAGCCGCGGATCACCCGGGCGGTGGTGAGCGACGGGCCGCGCGGTGTCGCGGCTGAACTGGGCCGAGCGCTGAAGGCCGCTGTGGTGGTGCTCGATCCGACCGGGACGGTGATCGCCTCGCATCCGAGCAACCTCAGCGTCACGACGGTGAACCTGGTGCGCGATTCGATCGAACCGGGAGCGGCGTCAGGGGTCCGGGTGCTGTCCGACGGCACCACGGTGGCCCAGCAGGACGTCCGGGTCGGCGGCCGCTCGCACGGTGTGCTGGCGGTGGTCAGCCCGGCTGCGCTCAGTCCCGTCGATCAGGTGCTGTTCGGACATGCCACATCGCTACTGGCCCTGGACTTCGAGAAGCCGGCCCGGTTGCAGGAGGTGCAGCGGCTGCTCAACGAACAAGCGCTCGGGCTCTTGCTGACGGGCGAGCTCGACCTGGATCCGGTGTACGCACAGCTGGTTCCGGCCACCGACGGCCAGGGCCGGATCCGCGTCCTGGTGGTCGAGTTCGACGCCGACGTGCGGTCCGCGAGCCATCGGCGCCGCGCGATTGTGGCGGTGGCGAAAGAGCTGGAGGCGGCCGGTCATCCGGTGTTCGTGCACGATGCGCATCAGCGGCTGACGGTGTTGCTGCCGGGCACCGAGACCGTTGACGGCGCGGCCGGTCTGCTGGCCGGGCTGGACGGGTCGGTGCGCAAGTCCAGCCGCAGCGGGCTCAGTGGGAGTCAGCCGCTGGCGCGGTTGATGCAGGCTGTCGAGGATGCCCGACTGGCCGCGTCGGTGGCCGAACGTGGTTGTTATCCCTTGGAATTCGCCGCACTGGCGGGTAGCGCACTGTTGTCCTCCGGGCCCAGCCGCGAGGTGCTGGTGGCGCTCGGGACAGCGGTGCTGACCCCGGTGGCCGATCATGACGCGCAGCACGGATCCGGTCTGATGGCGGCGCTGCGGGCGTTCTTGGAGGCCAACGGCCAGTGGGAGGCCGCCGCGGCCGCCATCGGCGTGCACCGGCACACGATGCGTAAGCGGATCGAGCTCGCCGAGACATTGATGGGTTGCGACCTGGGGGTGGCCCGGGTGCGGGCCGAGCTGCTGCTGGCCATCCTGGCGCGTGGCTGA
- a CDS encoding nitrilase-related carbon-nitrogen hydrolase, with the protein MITLTAAAPESLSRSTESTRPPLRVGLVQHRWRPDAAELARVLREGIDRAAGEGATLVCLPEITLLRYPADTPAGPNPGETAEDLTGGPTFALAAAAARANGIFVHASLYEKAPAADGLGFNTAILVAPSGELVARTRKMHIPISAGYYEDTYFRPGPSSADGDPYPVYNPEGLGARIGMPTCWDEWFPEVARNYSLGGAEVVVYPTAIGSEPVFPAFDTQPLWQQVIVANGINSGLFMVVPNRIGDEGKVSFYGSSFISDPYGRVLVQAPRDEEAVLVADLDLDQRRDWLELFPFLLTRRPDSYGPLTAPVDTQRPYGAGHEATAVVK; encoded by the coding sequence ATGATCACCTTGACCGCTGCCGCGCCCGAGTCGCTGTCCCGCAGCACCGAGTCGACGCGCCCGCCGCTGCGCGTCGGGCTGGTGCAGCACCGCTGGCGTCCCGACGCGGCCGAGCTGGCCAGGGTGCTGCGCGAGGGCATCGACCGGGCAGCCGGAGAAGGAGCCACGCTGGTCTGCCTGCCGGAGATCACCCTGCTGCGGTATCCCGCCGACACCCCGGCGGGCCCGAATCCGGGGGAGACCGCCGAGGACCTGACCGGCGGCCCGACCTTCGCGCTGGCGGCCGCGGCGGCCCGGGCCAACGGCATCTTCGTGCATGCCTCGCTGTATGAAAAGGCGCCGGCGGCAGACGGTTTGGGCTTCAACACGGCGATCCTGGTGGCGCCGTCGGGCGAGTTGGTGGCCCGCACCCGCAAGATGCACATCCCCATCTCTGCCGGCTACTACGAGGACACCTATTTTCGTCCGGGTCCCTCCTCGGCTGATGGCGACCCCTACCCGGTCTACAACCCGGAGGGGCTGGGTGCCCGGATCGGCATGCCGACCTGCTGGGACGAGTGGTTCCCCGAGGTGGCCCGCAATTACTCCCTGGGCGGTGCGGAGGTCGTCGTCTACCCGACGGCCATCGGCTCCGAACCCGTGTTCCCGGCATTCGACACCCAGCCGCTGTGGCAGCAGGTGATCGTCGCCAACGGCATCAACAGCGGGCTGTTCATGGTCGTGCCCAACCGGATCGGCGACGAGGGCAAGGTCAGCTTCTACGGCTCGTCGTTCATCTCCGACCCGTACGGCCGGGTGCTGGTGCAGGCGCCGCGTGACGAGGAAGCCGTGCTGGTCGCCGACCTGGACCTGGACCAGCGCCGCGACTGGCTGGAGCTGTTCCCGTTCCTGCTCACCCGCAGACCCGACAGCTACGGGCCGCTGACCGCGCCCGTCGATACGCAGCGTCCCTACGGCGCCGGACACGAGGCCACGGCGGTCGTGAAGTGA
- a CDS encoding NAD-glutamate dehydrogenase domain-containing protein translates to MEIPSARVSFAADEAGTRAEVQWPEKPPLLAEVCAMFEHFGLRVASYQLTDTGHHYEFGSLGLPGPTLDLIARAFEAAAAGRWQVDRHAALIPSAGIDWRRAVLIRAAGRFVRQTGLGFSADYIIDSLVAAPDFVNALLRLFDARFNPDGSGDTDEADREVAALVDAATSLDDERIRHALHSFVRATLRTNWFQLGPDGHAKDYLSFKIDSAQLADTGPVVPYREIYVCSDTVEGIHLRSGAIARGGLRWSNRPEDYRTEVLGLMKTQAVKNAPIVPSGAKGAFVLRSADISPADGYRTFIRGLLDITDNIIDGAVRHPDRTVCPDGADAYLVVAADKGTATFSDLANSVAAEYDFWLGDAFASGGSAGYDHKAMGITARGAWLSVRRHFAEAGYDIDAEPFTVAGIGDMSGDVFGNGMLLSHNIKLVAAFDHRHIFVDPDPDPQTSFGERTRLFGLPGSSWQDYDSTLISAGGGVWPRTAKSIALSPQARAALGIEAAECTPDELIAAVLCAPVDLLWNGGVGTYVRADGETNADARDKANDRVRVTASQLRCKVIGEGGNLGLTQQARIGFALDGGRINADFIDNAAGVATSDLEVNIKIALDSGDIGTAQRNALLAEATDEVAARVLADNAEAILAISMAAAEADSLLDRHIRLIGNLRDEAGVDPQVEGLPAGPELVRRRSMGLGLTRPEIAVLLAQSKNLVTQELLASDIPDHEAFTHRLVDYFPAGIAEQARAEIGRHPLRREIVATSVAGELINRVGPGTIYRMQERLAVSTPQVAQAYATVRDILDLDALWEAELAGNSDEGQRIQALLQVRELVEHLTSWVLRNGTGSRARVSAAIGNLITAAEPQADAV, encoded by the coding sequence GTGGAAATCCCTTCTGCCCGAGTGTCTTTTGCCGCCGATGAAGCCGGCACCCGCGCCGAGGTGCAGTGGCCCGAAAAGCCGCCACTGCTGGCCGAGGTATGTGCCATGTTCGAACACTTCGGGTTGCGTGTCGCCTCCTATCAGCTCACCGACACCGGACACCACTACGAGTTCGGCAGCCTGGGCCTGCCGGGGCCCACCCTCGATCTGATCGCACGAGCCTTCGAGGCCGCGGCCGCCGGGCGGTGGCAGGTGGATCGCCACGCCGCGCTGATCCCGTCAGCCGGAATCGATTGGCGCCGGGCAGTTCTGATCCGCGCGGCCGGTCGATTCGTCCGGCAGACCGGGTTAGGGTTCTCGGCCGACTACATCATCGACTCGTTGGTCGCCGCACCGGATTTCGTGAACGCGCTGCTGAGGCTGTTCGACGCGCGCTTCAACCCCGACGGCAGCGGCGACACCGACGAGGCCGATCGTGAGGTGGCGGCCCTGGTCGACGCTGCGACCTCGCTCGACGACGAGCGCATTCGGCACGCGCTGCACAGCTTCGTCCGGGCGACGTTGCGTACCAACTGGTTCCAGCTCGGGCCGGATGGGCACGCCAAGGACTACCTGTCGTTCAAGATCGACTCGGCCCAGCTGGCCGACACCGGCCCGGTGGTGCCCTATCGGGAAATCTACGTGTGCTCGGACACCGTCGAGGGCATCCACCTACGCAGCGGGGCCATCGCTCGAGGCGGGCTGCGCTGGTCGAACCGCCCCGAGGACTACCGCACCGAGGTGCTCGGCCTGATGAAGACCCAGGCGGTGAAGAACGCACCTATCGTGCCGAGCGGCGCCAAGGGCGCGTTCGTGTTGCGCAGCGCTGACATCTCCCCCGCCGACGGCTACCGCACCTTCATCCGGGGACTGCTCGACATCACCGACAACATCATCGACGGCGCAGTCCGGCATCCGGACCGGACGGTGTGCCCCGACGGCGCCGACGCCTATCTGGTGGTGGCTGCCGACAAGGGCACCGCGACGTTCTCCGACCTGGCCAATTCCGTTGCGGCCGAGTACGACTTCTGGCTCGGCGATGCTTTCGCCTCCGGCGGCTCGGCCGGATACGACCACAAGGCCATGGGTATCACCGCGCGCGGCGCATGGCTCTCGGTCCGGCGCCACTTCGCCGAGGCGGGCTACGACATCGACGCCGAGCCGTTCACCGTGGCGGGCATCGGCGACATGTCCGGCGACGTGTTCGGCAACGGAATGCTGCTGTCCCACAACATCAAGCTGGTCGCGGCTTTCGACCACCGGCACATCTTCGTCGATCCCGACCCGGACCCGCAGACGTCCTTCGGCGAGCGCACACGGCTGTTCGGCCTGCCCGGATCGAGCTGGCAGGACTATGACTCGACGCTGATCTCGGCCGGCGGCGGGGTGTGGCCCCGCACGGCCAAATCGATAGCACTGTCACCGCAGGCGCGGGCCGCGCTGGGTATCGAGGCAGCTGAGTGCACCCCGGACGAGTTGATCGCGGCGGTGCTGTGTGCCCCGGTCGATCTGCTGTGGAACGGCGGGGTCGGCACCTACGTCAGAGCCGACGGGGAAACCAACGCCGACGCCAGGGACAAGGCCAACGACCGCGTTCGGGTGACGGCTTCGCAGCTGCGCTGCAAGGTGATCGGCGAAGGCGGCAACCTCGGACTCACCCAGCAGGCTCGCATCGGGTTCGCCCTCGACGGCGGACGCATCAACGCCGATTTCATCGACAACGCGGCCGGTGTGGCGACCTCGGACCTCGAGGTCAACATCAAGATCGCCCTGGACTCCGGCGACATCGGGACCGCACAACGCAATGCGCTGCTCGCCGAGGCCACCGACGAGGTCGCCGCGCGGGTGCTGGCCGACAACGCCGAGGCGATCCTGGCGATCAGCATGGCCGCCGCCGAGGCCGATTCACTGCTGGACCGGCACATCCGGTTGATCGGCAACCTGCGGGATGAGGCAGGCGTCGACCCTCAGGTCGAGGGGTTGCCTGCCGGGCCGGAACTGGTCCGGCGTCGCTCCATGGGGCTGGGGCTCACCCGTCCCGAGATCGCGGTGTTGCTGGCGCAATCCAAGAATCTGGTGACGCAAGAACTGCTCGCCTCCGACATTCCGGACCATGAGGCCTTCACCCACCGCCTCGTCGACTACTTCCCCGCCGGGATCGCCGAGCAGGCCCGCGCCGAGATCGGCCGTCATCCGCTGCGCCGTGAGATCGTCGCGACCTCGGTGGCCGGCGAGCTGATCAACCGGGTGGGCCCCGGCACCATCTACCGCATGCAGGAGCGGTTGGCGGTGAGCACGCCGCAGGTGGCACAGGCCTACGCGACGGTGCGCGACATCCTCGATCTGGATGCGCTGTGGGAGGCCGAGCTGGCAGGCAACAGCGATGAGGGTCAGCGGATCCAGGCGCTGCTGCAGGTGCGCGAGCTGGTCGAACACCTGACGTCCTGGGTGCTGCGCAACGGGACCGGTAGCCGCGCCCGGGTGAGCGCGGCCATCGGCAATCTGATCACCGCGGCAGAGCCGCAGGCTGATGCTGTGTGA
- a CDS encoding type IV toxin-antitoxin system AbiEi family antitoxin domain-containing protein, whose translation MLDDYLRDHDGVITRAQALSAGLSDDAISRRVRSGHWLRCAPGVFFVDDRPFTDAARVRSAVWSYGPTATASGLAAAWWHGVTRYPPECVEVTVPKVSNHRKREGIRVRRRDLLSPDIVERNGLQVTALPLSVIEAATRRGGGAALMDRALQRHVELKQLWDAHLRNKGRHGSPAARILLLSAADGARSEAERLLLKLLRRNKITGWKANHPVAGYKIDVVFPAARLAIEVDGWAFHSDADDFENDRNRQNIISLHGYQILRFTWLDLTEYPDRVLAEIRNALRLRRSA comes from the coding sequence GTGCTCGATGACTACCTTCGCGATCACGATGGCGTGATTACCCGGGCACAAGCCCTGTCTGCCGGGCTGAGCGACGACGCCATCAGCCGTCGGGTTCGTTCGGGGCACTGGCTGCGTTGCGCACCCGGAGTGTTCTTCGTCGACGATCGTCCGTTCACCGATGCGGCGCGGGTGCGCAGCGCGGTGTGGTCATACGGGCCCACTGCCACCGCCAGCGGACTGGCCGCCGCGTGGTGGCACGGCGTCACGCGTTACCCGCCAGAATGCGTCGAAGTCACCGTGCCGAAGGTGAGCAATCACCGCAAGCGCGAGGGGATCCGGGTCCGACGACGCGATCTGCTCAGCCCCGACATCGTCGAACGCAACGGGCTCCAGGTAACCGCACTTCCACTTTCGGTCATCGAAGCCGCGACCCGTCGCGGGGGTGGTGCCGCGTTGATGGACAGGGCATTACAGCGGCACGTCGAGCTGAAACAACTCTGGGACGCACACCTGCGCAACAAGGGCAGGCATGGGTCGCCCGCGGCCCGCATTCTGCTGCTGTCCGCAGCAGACGGCGCCCGCTCCGAAGCCGAGCGCCTGCTGTTGAAACTATTGCGTCGCAACAAAATCACCGGCTGGAAGGCCAACCATCCAGTCGCAGGATACAAGATCGACGTCGTCTTTCCGGCGGCAAGACTGGCCATCGAAGTCGACGGCTGGGCTTTTCACAGCGACGCCGACGACTTCGAGAACGACCGAAACCGGCAGAACATCATCTCGCTGCACGGCTATCAGATCTTGCGGTTCACCTGGCTCGATCTGACTGAATATCCCGACCGGGTGCTCGCCGAGATCCGGAATGCCTTGCGGCTTCGACGCTCTGCCTGA